Sequence from the Thermostichus vulcanus str. 'Rupite' genome:
TGATCGGGATCGGGGTGGGGGGATTACAGTGGGCGTTGCTGTCTCAGCACTGGAAGGGCACCTGGGCCTGGATCTTGGCCACAATTGCAGAAGGGGGGCTATCAGCATTACTGCTGGGTTGGCTATTGTCTAGCCTTGGGCTTAACAGTTGGGTAGTGTTGGGGATGGGTCTGCTGGCGAATACACGTCCCCTCAGCGCAATGATGCTGTTGAATTTGCACCGGATCCCTGCTGCCCAACGCAAGGAAACTCATCAAAAAAATACAGCTCCCTAGCCCAGCTCGGATCCCACTCAAAACAATCGCCGACCTAAGTAGAATCTGGACTGCCTGAGACTGGACTCAATACAGACTTGAGACACCCTTGAAAAACAAAAAGACCCCCATCGAGAGTCTTTTTGGAGATTCTATTGCGCCGTTTTACCGTGGTTTTCGACCTGGAGAATCCAGTTTAGGATATCGGGGATGATTCTTGATAGTTTCCAAACTGAATTTGGCCTACTGCTCTCACATCCACAACCCATCCTAATTGTCGAAAGGTATAGATCAGAAAAACATAACGGCAGTCACCAACGCCACAGAATCCTTCACCGATCATACCTCATTCCTCCGGCTGTCAAAGATGGGATCCCTTGCGGATGATGAATGGATTCAAGGATTTCACCGACCCTTCAGGCTAGGATAAGTGGGAATGTAACTCCTTCCCGACAATGCTCGACTCTTTGCTGGACAACATCTACGGCGCTTGGTTCATGCCTGAGCGTACTTTCCGGGCCCTACGGGAACAGCCCGTTCTTTGGCAAGCCTTTGTGGTGGTGGGGTTGCTGAACAGTCTGGATGCCGTTCGCCGCACCGGAGCAAGTTTACCAGGAATGATATTGGCCGTGTTGATGGGGGCCTTGGGCTGGGTTACCTTGACAGCTTTGTTGCAGCTGCTGGCCTTTTGTTTTGGACGGTCCGCTCCCTCTTTTGCAGCGCTGCTCTGTCTGACAGGGTTTGCCGGTTTGCCCTGGCTTTTGTTGGGGCCAGCTCAGTCTTTGGGAGGTGTGGCGGGATCCCTTTTGGGTTTGGTAGCTCTGTTGTGGTTTGTGGTTTGGCAGGTACGGGCGGCGGCGGTTGCACTGGATCTGGAGTGGTGGCGCCTGGTGGGCTTGATCCCGTTGACTTTCCTAGGGGGAATCTTAGCCCTCAGCTGGTTGACCAGTGGCATCGTGGCTTTGGCATCCTTGAGCTAGAGTGGGATGCTTGAAGCTCCTAATCAAGGCTCCTCGCAGTCTGAACACCGTAAAAAACCCTAAAAAACGGCAATAACAACTCAACTAACTGGGCACCCGCTGCAGTTGGGGTTGCTCTTCCGGTACAATTGCCCCTTCTATCGGACAGACTTGTAAACAAATGCCGCAGTCGATGCAGGTGGCAAACTCGATCCAAAAGTAGTCGGTGCCTTTGGCGTTTTTGGTGTCTCCGGGATGAATGCAGGCTACTGGGCAAGCCTCTACACAATCGGCAATGCCTTCACAGATATCGGTGACGATTGTATGCGGCATGGATCCCTCCTTCTTAACCATTCCAAACCGGTTGCTTTGCTCATCTGCTTTGCGCATTGCTTGCCCATCCTTTGTGGATCGCAGATGGCTTCGTCATTTTAGGTCAAAACTTGGCTCCCGATGAGTGGGATCCGGGAGCGATTCAGGGCTGTTGATCGGAAGAAAAAACCACAGGATGAGTTAAACCTCTTTGGGATCCCGTTCCTGAGACTGCCACCAATGGCTGAGGGGCCAGTAAAGAGCCGGCGCCCATAGGCTACTTAAGATGGCCGA
This genomic interval carries:
- a CDS encoding YIP1 family protein; its protein translation is MLDSLLDNIYGAWFMPERTFRALREQPVLWQAFVVVGLLNSLDAVRRTGASLPGMILAVLMGALGWVTLTALLQLLAFCFGRSAPSFAALLCLTGFAGLPWLLLGPAQSLGGVAGSLLGLVALLWFVVWQVRAAAVALDLEWWRLVGLIPLTFLGGILALSWLTSGIVALASLS
- a CDS encoding indolepyruvate ferredoxin oxidoreductase subunit alpha, with translation MPHTIVTDICEGIADCVEACPVACIHPGDTKNAKGTDYFWIEFATCIDCGICLQVCPIEGAIVPEEQPQLQRVPS